The Sphingosinicellaceae bacterium genome includes the window GCCAGATGCGCCTGCGCCTCGGTCGACAGGAACTCACCGCAGATCTTGTCATGCGCCCCCGCGCTCTTCTCCAGCAGCAGCGGGCGCCCGCCTGCCTGCGCCAGCAACGTCGCCGCCGCCGCTCCCGCCAGCCCGCCGCCGACGATGACGGTGCCGGTCACCGCACCCGGCCGACGCACAGCCGGAACGGCAGCTTCCACGCGACGGTGACGATCCTGCGGTCGATGCCGGCCGAGGCGAGCAGCCGCTCCCAGTCGGCGCGGCGGAAGCTGCGGGTCACCGACACCGCGCCGTCGTGGCGGACGAAATCGTGCCAGCGCGCCGCCCAGCTCAATAGCTGGAAGCCGCGCCATGCCAGCCAGTGCCGGTGCAGGTCGTTGACGAACCAGCCGCGCCCCGCCGCCTGCTCCATCCAGCGCAAGAACACGACCAGCCCGGCGTCGTCCATGTGATGCGCGGTCAGCGAGCTGACGATGAAGTCGAACCGCTCGGTCAGCGCGAAGGCATCGCCGGTGCGATAGTCGATCGTCATGCCGGCCGGGGTCACGGCCTGCGCGGCAGGCGCACTGCGCGGGTTGATGTCGATGCCGGTCAGCCGCGCCCGCGACCCGAACTTGCGCGCCACGGCCCGCAGCATGTCACCGTCGCCGAAGCCGACATCGAGGACGCTGAAGCTGTCCATGCCTGTCGCCGCCTTCGCCAGCCACGCCAGCGTCGGCGGCCGCGCCATCGTCACCGTGTTGACCTTGGCGAGATCGTGCATCACCGCGGCGAACACCTCGGGCGCGACGTCGTCGCCGTCCATCCACTCGGGCGTCGAGGCGCGGACGGCGAGGCTACTCACACCGCGGCTCCGATGACCCGGCCGATCCCGACCGTCACGCCCATCGCCAGCGCACCCCAGAACAGGACCCGGAGGGTCGGCCTGAGCATTGGCGCGCCGCCGGCCCGTGCCCCGACTGCGCCGAGCACCGCCAGCCCGGCCAGCGTCACTGCGAACACCACCGCCGACAGCACGGCCGCCGGAGCGAGCGCGACCGTGGCGATCGGCAACGCCGCCCCGATCGCAAACGAGGCCGCCGATGCCAGTGCCGCCTGTACCGGCCGTGCCGCCGTGGTGTCCGACAGGCCAAGCTCGTCACGCATGTGGGCACCGAGCGCGTCGTGCGCCATCAACTGGTCGGCAACCTGACCGGCGAGCGCCGGATCGAGGCCGCGCTCGACGTAGATCGCGCACAGCTCGACACGCTCCGCGGCGGGATCGACCGCCAGCTCGTGGCGCTCGAGGTTGCGCTCAGCCGCCTCGATGTCCGCCTGCGAACTGACCGAGACATACTCGCCCGCCGCCATCGACATCGACCCGGCGACCAGCCCGGCAATCCCGGTCACCAGGATCTGGCCGGGCGCGACCGCCGCAGCGGCGACCCCGACGATCAGGCTCGCGGTCGACAGCAGCCCGTCGTTGGCCCCGAGCACGGCAGCGCGCAGCCAGCCGATCCGGGTGATCCGGTGTTGCTCGTGCCGCTGGTGACTCCCCCGCGTGGCGGCGCTCACCCCACCGCCGTAAAGCGGAAGCTCTCCGCCGCCAGTCCCGGGCCGAAGGCGACGCCGAAACCCTCGCTCGCCTTGGCGACCGACTTGCCGATCTGGCCGAGGATGCGGTTCAGCACGAACATGATCGTCGCGGAACTCATGTTGCCATAGTCGCGGAGCACGCCGCGCGACCAGTCGAGCTTCCCCGGCGGAAGGTCGAAGCCGCTCTCGACCGCATCGAGGATGGTCCGGCCGCCGCCGTGCACGGCCCACAGGTCGTAGTCCGCCGGCCTCGTGCCGCGCAGCAGCCCGCCGTCGTCGTTGCGGTCGTTCTCGTACTTGAGCGCGCGCGCGATCTTGCCCGGGACCTCGCCCGACAGGTGCATGTCGAAGCCCTGGTCGCCAATCCGCCAGGTGATCGCCTCGCCTGAATCCTCGATCGTCGCGGCGCGGTAATCGCGGAGCGCGAGGCCGGTCTCGTCCGCAGTGATCAGCGTCGCCGCGCAGCCGTCGCCGAACAATAGCAGCGACAGCAGCCGCTCGAGGTCCTGCGTCTCCTGGAAGTGCAGCGTGCACAGCTCGAGGTTGACGACGAGCACCCGCGACTTCGGCTCCGAGCGGACGAAGTGATGCGCCAGCCGGGTCGCGTTGACGGCGGCATAGCAGCCCATGAAGCCCACGACCGTACGCTCGACCGACGGGTTGAGCCCCGCCAGCTTGACGATCAGCTGGTCGAGCCCGGGCGCGATGAAGCCGGTGCACGAGGCGACGACCAGGTGCGTGATCCGCTCACGCTCGCCGTCGAGGCCGAGCGCATCGATCGCCGCCATCGCCAGCTTGGGCGCGGTCAGCTCGAAACGCGCCATCCGCACGCCGGTCGAGGGGTAGGCCCCGGGAACGTAGAAACCTTCGGTGTCGGAGCCGAAGCCGTCGGGGTTGTCGACCGGCTTGAAGTAGGAATAGCGGTGGTCGATCCCGGAGCGCGAGTTCATGCGCTTGAACACCGCCTGGTCGCGGCGTTCGTTCAGTACGCGCCCGGCGAACTGGACGAACGCATCGTGGACGTCATGGGGCGGCGTCGCGGTGCCGATCCGGTTGATATGCGCCTGCGCCATGCGGAACTCCCTTGGCGAGGACACTAGGCCCTCGAACCTTAACGAGACAGTATTAAAGACTGGCTTGGGCGGCGCGCCGTGATGCCGCATGATCGCGGTGATGACAGACCGCTTCAGCGACGTACACGGACTAGACGTCGGCCATGCCGACGACCCGCACGCCCGCACCGGGGTCAGCGTCATCCTGCCCCACGCGCCGGTGGTCATGGGAGTCGATGTCCGCGGCGGCGCGCCCGGCACGCGCGAGACCGATGCGCTGGCCCCCGACACGCTGGTCGAGCGGGTGCATGCGCTCGTGCTCAGCGGTGGCTCGGTGTTCGGGCTGGCGGCGGCGGACGCGGTCGCGGTCGCGCTGTCGCGGCGCGGGATCGGGCTGGAGGCCGGGCCGTTGCGAATCCCGGTGGTGCCCGCGGCGATCCTGTTCGACCTGACCAACGGCGGCGACAAGGGCTGGGACGAGCCGCCGTACCGCACGCTGGCGCTCGCCGCGATGGGCGCGCTCGACGACCGCTCGGGGCCGGTCGGCGCGGGAGCCGGCGCAAGGGCAGGCAGCCGACCCGGCGGTATCGGCAGCGTTTCCGTGCTCGCGCCCTCGGGCCACCGGGTCGGCGCGCTGGTCGCGGTCAACAGCTTCGGGGAGGCCTATGCCGGCGAGCCGCCGTCGGGCGACGTGCCGCTGCCCAAGCTCGACCGCGCCCGCAGCCTCGCGGGGCGCGAAAGCACCTGCATCGGGGTCATCGCCACCGACGCACCGCTGACGCGGGCGCAGGCGACGCGACTGGCGGCGATGGCGCACGACGGCCTCGCGCGCTCGATCCGCCCGGTCCACACGATGTTCGACGGCGACTGCCTGTTCGCGCTGTCGACCGCGCCTGAGGGCCTGGCGCCGGTCGACTCGCTGGGGCTCAGCATCCTCGGCACGCTCGCGGCCGACATGGTCGCGAAGGCGGTCCGGCGCGCGGTGTTCGGCTAGCGGCCTCAGCCGGTCCACGCGCGCGACCGCGCCGGCAGCTCGGCCAGGAACGCCGCGGCGCTCGCCCGCGTCTCGGCCTGCCGCTCGGGCGTGAAGCGGTCCCAGCCGTCGTACATCCGCCACAGCCGCTGGTTGCCTTTGAGCCGGTCGCGGTGGCGCGCCAGGAAGTCCCAGTACAATGCGTTGAACGGGCAGGCGTCGGGGCCGACCTTGGCTTTCACGTCGTAGGTGCAGCGCTTGCAGTGATCCGACATGCGGTCGATGTACGCGCCGCCGCCGGCATAGGGCTTGGACCCGAGGATGCCGCCGTCCGCGAACAGGCTCATGCCGTGGACGTTGGGCAGCTCGACCCACTCGTACGCGTCGGCGTAGACGATGAGGTACCATTCCTCGACCTGGCGTGGCTCGATGCCGGCCAGCATGGCGAAGTTGCCGAGCACCATCAGGCGCTGGATGTGGTGGTTGTAGGCGTGGCTCTGGACCTGCCCGACCGACTGGGCGACGCACCGCATCCGGGTCTCGCCGGTCCAGTAGAACGCGGGCAGGTCGCGGGTGGCGTCCAGCGCGTTGCTCTCCGCATAGGCGGGGCCGGCGTGCCAGTAGATGCCCCGCACATACTCGCGCCAGCCGATGATCTGGCGGATGAACCCTTCCGCGGCGTTGAGCGGCACGTGGCCCTCGGCGTAGGCGCGCGCGGCGGCGTCGACGACCTCGCGCGCCTCCAGCAGCCCGCAGTTGATGTAGGGGCTGAGCGCGGCGTGCCACAGGTGCGGCTGCCCCTCGATCATCGCGTCCTGATAGTCGCCGAAGCGCGGCAGGGCGTTGGCGAGGAAGTGGTCGAGCGCCAGCAACGCCTGCGCCCGCGTCACCGCGAAGCCGAACGGCTCGAGGTCCCCGAAGTGGCTGGGGAAATGCGCGCCGACCAGCGCCAGCACGTCGCGGGTGATCGCATCCGGCTCGAACACCGCGACACCGGGGTAGTTGAGCCCGCGCGGCGGCGTCTTGCGGTTGTCGGCGTCGAAGTTCCAGCGCGTGCCCACCGGCTTGCCGAAGCTCATCAGCAACCCGGTGCGCTTGCGCATCTCGCGGTAGAAGTCCTCCATGACCAGGCGCTTGCGGGCGCCCGCCCACTCCGCGAACTCCGCCTTCGAGCACAGGAAGCGGTCGTCGGGGAGGATCTCGACCGGCACGTTCAGCGCCGCCGCCCAGCCGTCGAGCATCGCTTGCACCCGCCACTCGCCCGCCTCGACGACGCGGATGCCGCCCGCGCCGTGCCGTGCCAGAGCTCGCGAAACCTCGCCGGTGAAGCTGCCGGTGTTGCCGGCTGCATCGAGCGTCACATAGTCGACCGCCCAGCCGGCCTCGCGCAGCTCGTCGGCGAAGTGCCGCATCGCGCTGAACAGCAGCGCGATCTTCTTCTTGTGGTGGTGGACGTAGGTCGCCTCGTCCTGCAACTCGGCGAGGAGGACGACGGTGGCGTCGGGGTCGAGCCCGCGCAGGCTGGCGACGCCGTGGCTGAGCTGGTCGCCGAGGATGGGGACGAGGGTCTTCACCCGGCCGGTGTCGGGGCGGCATCCCCCCAGGTCAAAGCGCAGATGGTCGCGGCGGCGCTGCGCAGATGGTCGCGCCCGCGGATAGCCGCGGGCGCGACCCGTCAGAGCCTAGCGATACATCCACTGGTTATGGTGGCGATAGCGCGACTGGTAGTAGCGGCCGTTGTGAAAATAGCGGCCGCGACGGTGGTTGTTGTAGCCGTGCCGGTTGCGGTGGCCGTTCTGCCAGCCGTGGCCACGGTCGTTGTGGTAGCCGTGGCCGCGGTCGTTGCGGTCGTGATCGCGCGCCGTGGCCGGCACCGCGGCGAGCATCGCCAGCGCCGCAGCGGCGCCGAGTAGCTTGATGAACATGTGTTCACTCCCTCGTTATCCCGCCGCTGTCTGCAGTATCGCGGCCCGGCGGGTCAGGGGATAACGCGCGAAACGAGTTTAGCCCCGGATGAACAGCGCCACGGTCAGCGCGATGCCGATTACGACGACCCCGATCTTGAGCGCGGTCGCCGGCACCCGCTTGAGCAGCAGTGCGCCGCCGTAGCCGCCGATCATCGACCCCGCCCCGATCGCGATGGCCGACTTCCAGGCGACGTCGCTGGAGAACGCAAAGATCACCGCCGCCGAGATGTTCGCCAGCCCGACCAGCACGTTCTTGGTCCCCGCGGCGTTCCGCACCGGCATGCGCGCCAGCGTCAGTGCCGCCAGCGTCATGATCCCCGCGCCACCGCCGAAGAAGCCGCCATAGACCGCGATCACCGACTGGATCAGCCCCGACACCCACGCCGGTGGCGGGTCGCGCGCGACCTTGGGCTTGGGGCCGAAGCTGCTCCACGCGAACAGCGCGGTCGCGGCCAGCACCAGCCACGGCACCATCGCCGCGAATACCTTGGACGGGGTCTGCAGCAGCAGGAACGCCCCGGCGATCCCGCCGAGCAGGCTGATGATCGCCAGCGTGCGGAAGCTCAGCCGCTCCGCCCCGGCGACCAGCGAGCGGCCCGCCCAGCCGGTCGTCACCTGCCCCGGGAACAGCGCCAGCGTCGAGGTGATGTTCGCGGCGCGCGGGTCGAGCCCGCTGGCGATCAGCGCCGGCAGCGTGATGAACGAGCCGCCGCCCGCCAGCGCGTTCTGCGCGCCCGCCCAGATGCCGGCGAGGAAGAGAAGGACGTAGAGCACGGCGCGGGGTCGCATGGGTTGGGGATCGGGGCAACCCTGCGCGACTGCATGGCTGCGCCCCTCCCGAAAGAGTGGCGGGAACCGACCCCATTGTCATTCCGGCGAACGCCGGAACCCAGCTACCCAAACAGGTCAGTCTGAAGCCCTTGGCGCAACTGGGTTCCGGCGTTCGCCGGAACGACAACAAATTCGCGAGGAAACAATTTGATCGGATGAGCAGAAACCAAGGGCGATCACTACCCAGCGAATGACCAACCCCCGCCCCCGTGCTACCCCAACCCCATGCTCTACCTCGCCCTCAAGGCCCTGATCTCCGGCATCGTCATCGCCGCCGTCTCCGAGATCGCCAAGCGCAACCCCGGCTTCGGGGCGCTGGTCGCGTCGCTGCCCCTGGTCTCGGTGCTCGGCATGATCTGGCTGTGGCGCGACAAGCCTGACGCCGCCAACATGGCCGACCACGCGCAGGCGACGTTCTGGTTCGTGCTGCCGTCGCTGCCGATGTTCCTGGTGATCCCCGCCCTGCTCCGCGCCGGCGTGCCGTTCTGGGCGGCACTGATCGCCGGGTGCGTGCTGACCATCGTCTTGTATTCGCTGATGGTGTGGGCCGGGCCGCGGTTGGGATTGCGCCTCTAGCCCCGCCTGGAGTATCGTTACGGTACGGGTCGCGACCAACTGCCACGGAGATCGGCATGGGCGCGTATTTGACCAAGCTGGACGGACTCGCCCCGGCGGCGCGCTGGACGCAGGCGCGGGCCTGGCTGTTCGACGAGCCGATGCCGTTCTTCGCCGAGCTTCGCGCCGAGCGCCCGGTGCTGGCGCTGCCCGAACTGACGCTGGCCACAAGTTACGCGGATTGCTCGCTGATCCTGCGCCGCCACCTGAGCTTCCAGGTCGACCTGTATAAGCCCAAGCAGGGCGACTACTGGATGGCGCAGGACGAGACCCCGGTCCACGTCCGCGAGAAGTCGGTGATGCGCGCCATCCTCGACCGCAGCGAAATCCCGGCGATGCGCGACTTCATCGCCACCACTGCAGCCGCCCGCCTGACCGCCGGCAAAGGCACCATCGATGCCACCCACGGCCTCGCGCGCGGCGTCGCGCTGAGCCTTGTCGAGGAGTGGTTCGGGTTCGAGCACGCCGACCGGCAGGCAATGTTCGAATGGTCCTACTGGAACCAGCAGGACGCGTTCCACAACCAGCCCTTCGACCACCGCCCCGACAGCGCCGAAATTATCGCGAAGCGCAGCGATGCAGGCGTCATGATGGGCCTCTACCTCGCCGCGCTGGTCGCGGCGAAGACCGTCGAGGTCAAGCTCGGGCACGGCGGCGACCGGTCGGTGGCGCGGCTGCTCAGGGTGTTCTTCTCGGGCGGGCTCAGCCCCGACTTCGACATCAAGCGCGTGATCTTCAACGTCGGCGGACTGCTGATCGGCGCCGTCGAGACCACTAACCACTGCGTCACCAACGCGCTCGCGGAGATCTTCGCGCGGCCCGATGTCCTGGCCCGCGCCAAGATTGCCGCGCTCGATCCCGACCCCGGCAAGTTCGACGGCTTCGCGCTCGAGGCGCTGCGCTTCAACCCGGCATTCCCGTATTTCTTTCGCACCGCCCACCGCGACGTCGTGCTGTCGGGCGGTAGCGACCACGCCGCGACGATCCCGAACGGCGCGACGGTGCTCGCGGTCACCCACAGCGCGATGCAGGACGAGCAGGTCTATCCCGACCCGACGCGCTTCGACGAAACCCGCGCGCAGGGCGACAGCTTCACCTTCGGGCAGGGCATCCACGAGTGCCTCGGCAAGGCGATCGGCAACGCGCTGGTCGTCGAGACGGTGCGGCAGGTGCTGCGCCTGAAGGACGTCCACGCCGCCGCGCCGGTGGTGTGGAAGGGGGGCGTACCGGAACAATGGCAATTGGGGTGGACGGTATGACGGTCCCGGGATCGCGGTTGCTGAAGCTGGCGACGGTCGCCGCGCTGGCACTGGTCGGCGGCCTGGCGGGCTGCACCACCGGCACCGCGTCGAGCGGGGCGGCGACGCTGCAGGGCTGGACGCCCAAGCAGCAGCTCGGCTGGTACGCAGCGACGCAGGGCTCGCGGCTGTTGCCGTGGGACTGGGCGATGGCGCTCGAGCGGCCCGGCGAGCCCGGCAAGTTCTTCGACGGGCAATGGCTCGCGGCGAAGTTCCGCCTGCTGCCCCGCGCGCCCGGCGAAATGCCGGTCGGCATCGCCCGCGACCGGCAGGACGACAGCGACCTGACCGTGACGAAATTGCGCTGGGTCGCCGGCCAGCCCGCCGACGCGCCGTGGCTCGGCTTCAACTGCGCCGCCTGTCACACCGCCGAACTGCACTACAAGGGCCAGGCGTTGCGCGTCGACGGCGGCCCCGGGCTGACCGACTTCCAGAGCCTCGTCGAGGCGGTCGAGGCGGCGCTGGTCGAAACCCGCGGCAACCCTGCCAAGTGGGACGCCTTCGCGCGCATTGTGCTCAAGACCGGCGACAGCCCGGGCGCACGCGTCACGCTTGGGACCGCGGTCGACCGGCTGATCGCGTGGAACGCCCGGATCACCGCCGCCAACGCGACGCCGCTGCGCCCCGGCTTCGCCCGCGTCGACGCCTTCGGGCACATCTTCAACAAGGTCGCGTTGCTCGCCGGGCCCGAGACCCCCGCGCCGCTGCCGTCCGACGCGCCGGTCAGCTACCCGTTCCTGTGGAACACCAGCCAGGCCGACCGCGTCCAGTGGAACGGTATCGCCCAGAATCTCAAGCTCAAGATCGGCGCCGGGCCGTTCGACTACGGCGCCCTGGCGCGCAACGCCGGCGAGGTCATCGGGGTCTACGGCGACGTCGCGGTGACCCCGGGCAGCGACCTCGGCGGCTTCAAGTCGAGCGTCGGCGTGGCAAATTTGTCGGAGCTGGAGCGCCTGCTCGCCGGGCTCAAGCCTCCGGTCTGGCCGGCGGCCTTCGGCCCGATCGACCAGACCAAGGCGGCGCGCGGCAAACTGCTGTTCGCGGCGCGCTGCGGCGGGGCGTGCCACACCAGCCTCGCGCCCGGCGACATCGGCACGCCGTTCAAGACCAACGTCTTCACCTTCGCCGGCAAGGGATTTGTCGGCGACGAGAACCCCGGCACCGACCCGGCGATGGCCTGCAACGCCTTCACCTACCGGACCCGTACCGGCAATCTGGCGGGCACGCCGCCGGGCTACCTCAAGGTCGCCAGCAGCACCGAGCCGCCCCTCGGCGACACCGCGCCGGTCGCGCAGATGCTCAAGACGACGGTCATCGGCGCGCTGGCGGGGCGGAAGTTCGAGGTCGTCGCGGCGGCCGGCAAGACCTGGCTCGGCATCCCGCCCAACCCGCGCGTCGGCGCGGTCGCGGTGGCGGAGAGCAAGGAGCAGCGGCTGGCGCGTTGCCTGCGCACCGCCGACCCGCTGCTCGGCTACCGCGCCCGGCCGCTGACCGGCATTTGGGCGACAGCACCGTATCTCCACAACGGCTCGGTGCCGACCTTGTGGGACCTGCTGCTGCCGCCCGAGCAGCGCCCCGCGACGTTCTTCGTCGGGACGCGCGAGTTCGATCCGGTCAAGGTCGGCTACGTGACCGCCGCGTCGCCCGACAACGGCTTCAGGTTCGTTGCGCGAGACGGCAACGGCCCGGTCACCGGCAATTCCAACGCCGGCCACGACTACGGCAACGCCAATCTCACCGACCCCGACCGCTGGGCGCTGATCGAGTATTTGAAAACACTATGATTACAACGGCTTAGGTTAATCCACTAAGCCAGGAGCCGTGATAAGCGTAACAATCCCACCACTCGCCTCACATCGCCGAGATGCCGCCATCGACGTACAGCCCGTGGCCGGTAACGAACTTGGCCTCGTCGCTGACCAGGTAGACCGCCGCCCACGCGATGTCGTCGGGCTCACCGACCTTGCCGAGCGGGATCTGCCGCCCAAGCTTGGCCAGCCCCTCCTCGCGCCCGAGCGCGCCCGTCAGCGCCGACAGGATCGGCGTGTCGATGAAGACCGGGTGGATCGAGTTGCAGGTGATGTCGTAGCGGCGCTTGGCGCAGTGCAGCGCCACCGACTTGGTCAGGTGGCGAACGGCGGCCTTGGCCGAGTTGTACGCGGCGCTGTTGGCCGCCGCGATGACACCGGCGATCGACGAGATGTTGAGGATCGACCCGCGCACCCCGGTCTCCTTCACCGTCCGCGCCATCAGCGGCAGCGCCAGCTTGCAGCCGTAGAAGACGCTGTCGAGGTCGATCGAGTGGACCCGCCGCCAGTCCTCGAAGCTCGTGTCCTCGACCGTGGTCCCTGCTGCGATCCCGGCGTTGTTGACCAGGATGTGCAGCCCGCCGAACTTGGCCTCGGCAAAGTCGAGCGCCGCCTGCCACTGGTCGGGTTCGGTAACGTCGTGCGCCACGGCAACCGCGTTCGGCCCGAGCGCCCGCGCCCCGGCATCGGCACCCGCGCCGTTGATGTCGGTCAGCACGACCTTCGCGCCCTCGGCGATGAACTTCGCCGCCATCGCCGCGCCGAGCCCCGAAGCGGCACCCGTAACGAGCGCGATCTTGCCTTTTAGACGGTCCACAGTGTCTTCCCCAAGTCGTGTTTGCGATACCATGGCCACACCCTGCTCGCAGGGCAAGTCGAACGAAGTGATGTAGCCGGGCAACAGGTGAGTTGCCTCAAAAATGCTGCACTGCGAAGGCGCTTGTTTAGCCCTAGTCGCCTCAATAAGGGTCCGCGGCAATACGGGATGAGACCGTAACCTTCCTTGGGGAACCTGTTGATGAAGTGCGTACTGCTGGCGACTGTTTGCGCCTTTGCGATCCCGGCCGCGGTGTTCGCGCAGGGTAATACCGCACCCGCCACGACGCCGAGCGGCGATGTCGCCGTGACTCCCTCGCCGACCGCGCCCGCCGCCGTCAGTGCCGGGGATCCGGTGACGCCGACCGCTGCGGCTAACCGGAACGACCCGGGCGAGATCGTCATCACCGCGACGCGTCGCAACCAGACGCTGTCCAACGTGCCGATCGCGGTATCGGCGGTCAGCCAGCAGTCGCTGCAGAACTCCGGCGCCAACGACATCCGCGCGCTCAACCAGCTCGCGCCGTCGCTGCTCGTGTCGTCGACCGGCAACGAAGCCAACGGCAGCGCCCGCATCCGCGGCATCGGCACCGTCGGCGACAACCCCGGTCTTGAATCGTCGGTCGCGGTGTTCATCGACGGCGTCTACCGCTCGCGCACCGGTTCGGGCCTGAACGAACTCGGCGAGATCGACCGTATCGAAGTGCTGCGCGGCCCGCAGGGCACGCTGTTCGGCCGCAACGCGTCCGCCGGCCTGATCAATATCGTTACCGCCAAGCCGTCGTTCGATCTCGGCGGCAATGCCGAGGCGACCTACGGCAACTACGATTATTACCGCCTCGCCGGCGGCCTGACCGGCCCGATCATCGCCGACAAACTCGCGGCGCGGATCGACGGCGTCTATGTCAAGCGCGACGGCTTCTACAAGGACGTTACCGGCACCGATGGCCGCGACAACGACCGCGACCGCTACTTCGTCCGTGGGCAGCTGCTGTTCACCCCGACCGACGACATCTCGGTCCGCCTGATCGGCGACTACACGCACCGCAACGAGAAGTGCTGCGCCGCCGTCTATGTCTCGACCCGCGAGACGCAGGACGTGACCGCCAATACGACGACGCCGGGCTTCAACACCGACGGCGCGTTCGTCACCAACCCGAACAACCGCATCGTCGACATCCTGAAGAGCCTCGGCGGCGTGTTCCCGACCCCGGGCGACCCCTACAGCCGCCAGGTGACGGTGTCGCCGGGCCGTACCTACCGCAACACGACGACCGATTGGGGCGGCTCTGGCCAGCTCGACTGGGATCTCGGCGGCGTCAAGCTGACCTCGATCACCGCCTACCGCCAGTACAAGGCCGGTGGCGCGGGCGACATCGACTACTCCAATGTCGACATCACCTACCGCGCCGACGACGGCAACGCCTATCGCCGCTTCAAGACCTTTACGCAGGAAGTCCGCCTCAACGGCTCGCTGTTCGGCGACCGCCTCGACTGGCTGGTCGGCGGTTTCTACAGCCACGAGAAGCTGCAGGTCGTCGACAACGCCAGGTTTGGTACGCAGTATGGTGCGTTCGCATCGTGCCGGGTCGTCTCGAGCATCAGTCCGAATGCCGCGCT containing:
- a CDS encoding methyltransferase domain-containing protein, whose translation is MDGDDVAPEVFAAVMHDLAKVNTVTMARPPTLAWLAKAATGMDSFSVLDVGFGDGDMLRAVARKFGSRARLTGIDINPRSAPAAQAVTPAGMTIDYRTGDAFALTERFDFIVSSLTAHHMDDAGLVVFLRWMEQAAGRGWFVNDLHRHWLAWRGFQLLSWAARWHDFVRHDGAVSVTRSFRRADWERLLASAGIDRRIVTVAWKLPFRLCVGRVR
- a CDS encoding VIT family protein → MSAATRGSHQRHEQHRITRIGWLRAAVLGANDGLLSTASLIVGVAAAAVAPGQILVTGIAGLVAGSMSMAAGEYVSVSSQADIEAAERNLERHELAVDPAAERVELCAIYVERGLDPALAGQVADQLMAHDALGAHMRDELGLSDTTAARPVQAALASAASFAIGAALPIATVALAPAAVLSAVVFAVTLAGLAVLGAVGARAGGAPMLRPTLRVLFWGALAMGVTVGIGRVIGAAV
- a CDS encoding type III polyketide synthase, which produces MAQAHINRIGTATPPHDVHDAFVQFAGRVLNERRDQAVFKRMNSRSGIDHRYSYFKPVDNPDGFGSDTEGFYVPGAYPSTGVRMARFELTAPKLAMAAIDALGLDGERERITHLVVASCTGFIAPGLDQLIVKLAGLNPSVERTVVGFMGCYAAVNATRLAHHFVRSEPKSRVLVVNLELCTLHFQETQDLERLLSLLLFGDGCAATLITADETGLALRDYRAATIEDSGEAITWRIGDQGFDMHLSGEVPGKIARALKYENDRNDDGGLLRGTRPADYDLWAVHGGGRTILDAVESGFDLPPGKLDWSRGVLRDYGNMSSATIMFVLNRILGQIGKSVAKASEGFGVAFGPGLAAESFRFTAVG
- a CDS encoding P1 family peptidase — encoded protein: MIAVMTDRFSDVHGLDVGHADDPHARTGVSVILPHAPVVMGVDVRGGAPGTRETDALAPDTLVERVHALVLSGGSVFGLAAADAVAVALSRRGIGLEAGPLRIPVVPAAILFDLTNGGDKGWDEPPYRTLALAAMGALDDRSGPVGAGAGARAGSRPGGIGSVSVLAPSGHRVGALVAVNSFGEAYAGEPPSGDVPLPKLDRARSLAGRESTCIGVIATDAPLTRAQATRLAAMAHDGLARSIRPVHTMFDGDCLFALSTAPEGLAPVDSLGLSILGTLAADMVAKAVRRAVFG
- a CDS encoding cryptochrome/photolyase family protein translates to MKTLVPILGDQLSHGVASLRGLDPDATVVLLAELQDEATYVHHHKKKIALLFSAMRHFADELREAGWAVDYVTLDAAGNTGSFTGEVSRALARHGAGGIRVVEAGEWRVQAMLDGWAAALNVPVEILPDDRFLCSKAEFAEWAGARKRLVMEDFYREMRKRTGLLMSFGKPVGTRWNFDADNRKTPPRGLNYPGVAVFEPDAITRDVLALVGAHFPSHFGDLEPFGFAVTRAQALLALDHFLANALPRFGDYQDAMIEGQPHLWHAALSPYINCGLLEAREVVDAAARAYAEGHVPLNAAEGFIRQIIGWREYVRGIYWHAGPAYAESNALDATRDLPAFYWTGETRMRCVAQSVGQVQSHAYNHHIQRLMVLGNFAMLAGIEPRQVEEWYLIVYADAYEWVELPNVHGMSLFADGGILGSKPYAGGGAYIDRMSDHCKRCTYDVKAKVGPDACPFNALYWDFLARHRDRLKGNQRLWRMYDGWDRFTPERQAETRASAAAFLAELPARSRAWTG
- a CDS encoding sulfite exporter TauE/SafE family protein — protein: MRPRAVLYVLLFLAGIWAGAQNALAGGGSFITLPALIASGLDPRAANITSTLALFPGQVTTGWAGRSLVAGAERLSFRTLAIISLLGGIAGAFLLLQTPSKVFAAMVPWLVLAATALFAWSSFGPKPKVARDPPPAWVSGLIQSVIAVYGGFFGGGAGIMTLAALTLARMPVRNAAGTKNVLVGLANISAAVIFAFSSDVAWKSAIAIGAGSMIGGYGGALLLKRVPATALKIGVVVIGIALTVALFIRG
- a CDS encoding DUF3147 family protein — protein: MLYLALKALISGIVIAAVSEIAKRNPGFGALVASLPLVSVLGMIWLWRDKPDAANMADHAQATFWFVLPSLPMFLVIPALLRAGVPFWAALIAGCVLTIVLYSLMVWAGPRLGLRL
- a CDS encoding cytochrome P450, which codes for MGAYLTKLDGLAPAARWTQARAWLFDEPMPFFAELRAERPVLALPELTLATSYADCSLILRRHLSFQVDLYKPKQGDYWMAQDETPVHVREKSVMRAILDRSEIPAMRDFIATTAAARLTAGKGTIDATHGLARGVALSLVEEWFGFEHADRQAMFEWSYWNQQDAFHNQPFDHRPDSAEIIAKRSDAGVMMGLYLAALVAAKTVEVKLGHGGDRSVARLLRVFFSGGLSPDFDIKRVIFNVGGLLIGAVETTNHCVTNALAEIFARPDVLARAKIAALDPDPGKFDGFALEALRFNPAFPYFFRTAHRDVVLSGGSDHAATIPNGATVLAVTHSAMQDEQVYPDPTRFDETRAQGDSFTFGQGIHECLGKAIGNALVVETVRQVLRLKDVHAAAPVVWKGGVPEQWQLGWTV
- a CDS encoding glucose 1-dehydrogenase: MVSQTRLGEDTVDRLKGKIALVTGAASGLGAAMAAKFIAEGAKVVLTDINGAGADAGARALGPNAVAVAHDVTEPDQWQAALDFAEAKFGGLHILVNNAGIAAGTTVEDTSFEDWRRVHSIDLDSVFYGCKLALPLMARTVKETGVRGSILNISSIAGVIAAANSAAYNSAKAAVRHLTKSVALHCAKRRYDITCNSIHPVFIDTPILSALTGALGREEGLAKLGRQIPLGKVGEPDDIAWAAVYLVSDEAKFVTGHGLYVDGGISAM